A genomic window from Streptomyces brevispora includes:
- a CDS encoding DUF742 domain-containing protein encodes MSAGPGRRLIPAYLVTGGRSRPAGPALDRLAVLVRTDTALPPDTGSEQRRLCELLEPGALTVVECAAHLDLPVSATVFLATDLAAAALLLTRPPIPSAGEIDRSLVERLLVGLRSLH; translated from the coding sequence ATGAGCGCCGGACCGGGACGCCGTCTGATCCCCGCCTATCTGGTCACCGGCGGCCGGTCCCGGCCCGCCGGCCCCGCGCTCGACCGCCTCGCCGTACTCGTACGCACCGACACGGCCCTGCCCCCGGACACCGGCTCGGAACAGCGCCGGCTGTGCGAACTGCTGGAACCGGGCGCGCTCACCGTCGTCGAGTGCGCGGCCCACCTGGACCTGCCGGTCAGCGCCACCGTATTCCTGGCCACGGACCTCGCGGCCGCCGCACTTCTGCTCACCCGACCGCCGATACCCAGTGCCGGGGAGATCGACCGGTCGCTCGTCGAGAGGCTGCTCGTTGGACTCCGCTCCCTCCACTGA
- a CDS encoding GTP-binding protein — MDSAPSTDRTGIGYLPAAARTLMKLVVTGPFGVGKTTLIRTLSEIPTLHTEEAMTQSSTLLDNTAGLPDKTTTTVAIDFGRLTVPDDLVLYMFGTPGQERFLPLWEDIARGALGALVLVDTRRLGDSFAVMDMVEEQGLPYAVAVNCFPDAPGHSDEVLRKHLDLAPGTPLIQCDARERRGSIDALIALAEHALTRLPQPEDPS, encoded by the coding sequence TTGGACTCCGCTCCCTCCACTGACCGGACCGGCATCGGATATCTGCCCGCTGCCGCCCGGACCCTGATGAAGCTCGTCGTCACGGGTCCCTTCGGCGTGGGCAAGACGACCCTGATCCGTACGCTCTCGGAAATACCCACGCTCCACACCGAGGAGGCGATGACCCAGTCCAGCACCCTGCTCGACAACACCGCCGGACTCCCCGACAAGACCACCACCACGGTCGCCATCGACTTCGGACGTCTCACCGTCCCGGACGACCTGGTGCTCTACATGTTCGGTACGCCCGGCCAGGAGCGGTTCCTGCCGCTGTGGGAGGACATCGCGCGCGGGGCGCTGGGCGCGCTCGTCCTGGTGGACACCCGGCGGCTCGGCGACTCCTTCGCGGTCATGGACATGGTGGAGGAACAGGGACTGCCGTACGCCGTCGCGGTCAACTGCTTCCCCGACGCGCCGGGCCACAGCGACGAGGTCCTGCGCAAACACCTCGACCTTGCCCCCGGGACTCCGCTGATCCAGTGCGATGCCCGGGAACGCCGCGGCAGCATCGACGCCCTGATCGCACTGGCCGAGCACGCGCTGACCCGACTGCCGCAACCCGAGGACCCGTCATGA
- a CDS encoding cytochrome P450, which translates to MTSFVQPPQPLALYGPDFAADPHVHYRRLREHGPLAPVRIAPGVDAMLVIDYQAAVDLLRDTHTFSKDPRAWQATIPPDSPVLPMLGHRPTALFSDGDEHARYRDAINDTLALIEPHILRADVARVAKQLIGEFAATGTGDLIAQYARQLPLHVFVKWFGVAPDDGERIVDGIGGMMDSAQGAATAYADLVDVVTRLVADRRARPRRDLTSYLLAHPARLDNDETVRQITLVMSAGHAPTTNLIGIATLHMLTDERYAGSLHGGAMTAHEAINEVLWQDPPIANLAAHYPRHDTEFHGVRLHAGQLVLVSFGAANTQSEQAIPDAGVRSGASAHLAWSAGPHRCPAKQPALLIATTAIEQLTSQLCDAELVVPVSDLLWRPGPFHRALVHLPVRFTPLDTTVTTDPDERPAAASGSTSAVSIST; encoded by the coding sequence ATGACATCGTTCGTACAGCCACCGCAGCCCCTTGCGCTGTACGGCCCCGACTTCGCGGCCGACCCGCACGTCCACTACCGCAGGCTGCGCGAACACGGCCCCCTGGCGCCGGTCCGGATCGCCCCCGGCGTCGATGCGATGCTGGTCATCGACTACCAGGCGGCCGTCGACCTGCTGCGCGACACCCACACCTTCAGCAAGGACCCCCGCGCCTGGCAGGCCACGATCCCGCCGGACTCGCCGGTGCTGCCCATGCTCGGCCACCGCCCCACCGCGCTGTTCAGCGACGGCGACGAGCACGCCCGCTACCGCGACGCCATCAACGACACCCTCGCGCTGATCGAACCGCACATCCTGCGCGCGGATGTGGCCAGGGTCGCCAAGCAGCTCATCGGCGAGTTCGCCGCCACCGGCACCGGTGACCTCATCGCCCAGTACGCCCGGCAGCTCCCGCTGCACGTCTTCGTCAAGTGGTTCGGCGTCGCCCCCGACGACGGCGAACGGATCGTCGACGGCATCGGCGGCATGATGGACTCGGCGCAGGGCGCCGCCACCGCGTACGCCGACCTCGTCGATGTCGTCACCCGCCTCGTCGCCGACCGGCGCGCCCGGCCGCGCCGCGATCTGACCTCGTACCTCCTGGCTCACCCGGCCCGTCTCGACAACGACGAGACCGTCCGCCAGATCACCCTGGTGATGAGTGCCGGCCACGCCCCCACGACCAACCTGATCGGCATCGCCACCCTGCACATGCTCACCGACGAGCGGTACGCGGGCTCGCTGCACGGGGGAGCGATGACCGCGCACGAGGCGATCAACGAGGTCCTGTGGCAGGACCCGCCGATTGCCAACCTGGCCGCGCACTACCCGCGCCACGACACCGAGTTCCACGGCGTCCGGCTGCACGCCGGACAGCTGGTCCTGGTCTCCTTCGGGGCCGCCAACACCCAGTCCGAACAGGCCATCCCGGACGCGGGGGTCCGCTCCGGAGCCAGCGCCCACCTCGCCTGGTCCGCGGGCCCGCACCGGTGCCCCGCGAAGCAGCCCGCGCTGCTCATCGCGACGACCGCGATCGAGCAGCTCACCAGCCAGCTGTGCGATGCGGAACTGGTCGTTCCGGTGAGTGATCTGTTGTGGCGACCCGGCCCGTTCCACCGTGCCCTGGTGCATCTCCCGGTACGTTTCACACCGCTCGACACAACGGTGACCACTGACCCGGACGAGCGCCCCGCGGCCGCGTCCGGCAGCACTTCGGCGGTGTCGATCAGCACCTGA
- a CDS encoding cell division protein SepF has product MSRYDRYDVTDEQWEGLAQVVPLRSRNEWPSRVDHRTVPDEQESAEQRRMVVLRVQIFADAREVAEYLVAQIPVLLDLTSAESDVAKRILDFTSGVVFGLGSGMHRVDRNVFLLSPIGMEVEGVTAAGVPGV; this is encoded by the coding sequence GTGAGCAGGTACGACAGGTATGACGTCACCGACGAGCAGTGGGAGGGACTGGCCCAGGTCGTGCCGCTGCGCAGTCGCAACGAGTGGCCCTCCCGGGTGGACCACCGCACGGTCCCGGACGAACAGGAGAGCGCCGAGCAGCGGCGCATGGTGGTGCTGCGGGTCCAGATCTTCGCGGACGCACGCGAGGTCGCCGAGTACCTGGTCGCACAGATTCCGGTGCTGCTCGATCTGACCAGCGCCGAATCCGATGTGGCCAAGCGGATCCTGGACTTCACGAGCGGCGTCGTCTTCGGGCTGGGCAGCGGAATGCACCGGGTGGACCGGAACGTCTTCCTGCTGTCGCCCATCGGCATGGAGGTCGAGGGCGTGACGGCGGCGGGCGTGCCAGGGGTATAG
- a CDS encoding ATP-binding protein, translating to MNAPRAGAFAPDPVRAGPSDRAESDTGAGSDFGSATDLGSSSHFGSDTGRWSGRSAGPFVTELRLSAFAAHRGTVVPLGPLTLLAGPSGSGGSSVLRAYEALSRLAAGASLSEVFPDPAGCVPERAAADRQGRRGFRIGCTADGPGGPVRLELAIQAEPALRIVGERLTLAGETLLSTALRDPGRPMLQAAWHTGGELPVTREQLPDDRLGTALLPLRVAGRTPGQLQVLAAAEQLVVALRPAFVCEPRPHRMRAPVPAGEGRLRRDCGNLAAVLHFAHNRYGRRHARLVALANAGCARPVTGIGVERLADGLVHAVVDRCDGGTTPLARLGDGELRYLALAVALLMGPGVGPADTESEVPSALQTLTVLADGFDRDLDGRQSRELLTAAASVAAGGRVRLLGTVTESGAAQARRTAGAAVVDLGP from the coding sequence ATGAACGCACCCCGCGCAGGCGCCTTTGCGCCCGATCCCGTTCGAGCTGGGCCGTCGGACCGGGCCGAATCCGACACCGGCGCTGGTTCCGACTTCGGTTCCGCCACCGACCTCGGCTCCAGCTCCCACTTCGGTTCCGACACCGGCCGTTGGTCCGGGCGTTCGGCCGGTCCGTTCGTGACCGAGCTTCGGCTCTCCGCCTTCGCCGCGCACCGGGGCACGGTCGTGCCGCTGGGCCCGCTCACCCTGCTCGCCGGCCCGTCCGGCAGCGGCGGATCGAGTGTGCTGCGGGCTTACGAGGCGCTGTCCCGGCTGGCAGCAGGGGCGTCGCTCAGCGAGGTGTTCCCCGACCCGGCGGGGTGCGTACCCGAACGGGCCGCGGCCGACCGGCAGGGCCGGCGCGGGTTCCGGATCGGGTGCACGGCCGACGGCCCGGGCGGACCGGTCCGGCTCGAACTCGCGATCCAGGCCGAGCCCGCCCTCCGGATCGTCGGCGAGCGGCTGACCCTGGCCGGGGAGACCCTCCTCAGCACCGCGCTCCGCGATCCGGGACGGCCGATGCTCCAGGCGGCCTGGCACACCGGGGGCGAGCTCCCGGTGACGCGGGAACAGCTGCCGGACGACCGGCTGGGCACGGCACTGCTGCCGCTGCGGGTCGCGGGCCGGACACCGGGCCAGCTACAAGTGCTGGCCGCCGCCGAACAACTGGTGGTGGCGCTGCGCCCGGCCTTCGTCTGCGAACCGAGGCCGCATCGGATGCGGGCACCGGTGCCCGCCGGCGAGGGCCGGCTGCGCCGCGACTGCGGCAACCTCGCGGCGGTACTGCATTTCGCGCACAACCGGTACGGGCGACGGCATGCCCGGCTGGTCGCGCTCGCCAACGCCGGATGCGCGCGACCGGTGACCGGGATCGGCGTCGAGCGGCTCGCGGACGGGCTGGTCCACGCGGTCGTGGACCGGTGTGACGGAGGCACCACCCCGCTGGCGAGGCTCGGCGACGGCGAACTGCGGTACCTGGCACTCGCCGTGGCCCTGCTCATGGGCCCGGGCGTGGGCCCGGCGGATACCGAGTCCGAGGTGCCGTCGGCCTTGCAGACCCTCACGGTGCTGGCCGACGGGTTCGACCGGGACCTGGACGGACGGCAGTCGCGGGAGCTGCTGACGGCGGCGGCCTCGGTGGCGGCCGGCGGTCGGGTCCGGCTGCTCGGCACGGTGACGGAATCGGGCGCGGCACAGGCCCGCAGGACGGCCGGAGCGGCAGTGGTAGACCTGGGGCCGTGA
- a CDS encoding nucleotide pyrophosphohydrolase — MTELDVPALQRRLSAFAAARDWEQYHTPKNLASALSVEASELMEIFQWLTPEQSARVMDDPRSAHRVSDEVADVLAYLLQFCEVLGIDVLAALAAKIERNEVRFPAKKGTDYGNRHSSE; from the coding sequence GTGACAGAACTGGACGTACCCGCCCTGCAACGACGGCTCTCCGCATTCGCGGCCGCACGCGACTGGGAGCAGTACCACACCCCGAAGAATCTGGCGTCGGCGCTGAGCGTCGAGGCGTCCGAACTCATGGAGATTTTCCAGTGGCTGACGCCGGAACAGTCGGCCCGGGTGATGGACGATCCCCGGTCCGCGCACCGGGTGTCGGACGAGGTCGCCGACGTCCTCGCGTATCTGCTGCAGTTCTGCGAAGTGCTGGGCATCGATGTGCTGGCGGCACTGGCGGCCAAGATCGAGCGGAACGAGGTGCGCTTCCCGGCCAAGAAGGGTACTGATTACGGAAATCGTCACTCTTCGGAGTGA
- a CDS encoding DUF6099 family protein, with product MEAERLVAVIRRALAQSRGTPDIIAEAWQAQALAQAVGSRLAASGPKELRGEAGGLSEIGGRSNGALDHPAARAGVARATQLSEVADPRAALTGLGALLGEVGIALVGVACETDEQSLYWQCMEAIDAADESTDRVHGMLRLLDERDRERQQDLERSLERDGPHGVLHGPAGPASGRR from the coding sequence ATGGAAGCGGAGCGGCTGGTAGCAGTCATCAGGCGGGCTCTGGCCCAGAGCAGGGGCACACCGGACATCATCGCCGAGGCCTGGCAGGCGCAGGCCCTGGCACAGGCGGTCGGAAGCCGCCTGGCGGCGAGCGGCCCCAAGGAATTAAGGGGCGAGGCAGGAGGCCTCAGCGAGATCGGCGGAAGAAGCAACGGGGCACTCGACCACCCGGCGGCACGGGCCGGGGTGGCCAGGGCGACGCAGCTCTCCGAGGTCGCTGATCCGCGCGCTGCGCTGACCGGTCTGGGCGCGCTGCTCGGGGAGGTGGGGATAGCACTGGTCGGGGTGGCGTGCGAGACCGATGAGCAGAGCCTGTACTGGCAGTGCATGGAGGCGATCGACGCCGCCGACGAGTCGACGGACCGGGTGCACGGAATGCTCCGGCTGCTCGACGAGCGGGATCGCGAGCGTCAGCAGGATCTGGAGCGCAGCCTGGAGCGGGACGGCCCCCACGGTGTGCTCCACGGACCGGCGGGCCCGGCTTCCGGCCGGCGCTGA
- a CDS encoding LLM class F420-dependent oxidoreductase yields the protein MDLRIFTEPQQGASYDTLLTVAKATEDLGFDAFYRSDHYLHMGGGDGLPGPTDAWITLAGLARETKRIRLGTLMTAGTFRLPGVLAIQVAQVDQMSGGRVELGLGAGWFEDEHKAYGIPFPQEKFGRLEEQLEIITGLWSTEVGKTFSYDGTYYQLTDSPALPKPAQAKVPVLIGGHGAKRTPRLAAKYADEFNIPFASLEDSERQFGRVREAAEAAGRGPDELVYSNALVVCVGKDDAEVARRAAVIGRDVAELKANGLAGSPAEVVDKIGRFEAIGASRIYLQVLDLDDLAHLELISSQVQSQLS from the coding sequence ATGGATCTTCGAATCTTCACCGAGCCCCAGCAAGGGGCGAGCTACGACACTCTGCTCACCGTCGCCAAAGCGACCGAGGACCTCGGCTTCGATGCCTTCTATCGTTCCGATCACTACCTGCACATGGGAGGAGGAGACGGTCTCCCCGGCCCCACGGACGCGTGGATCACGCTGGCCGGGCTGGCGCGCGAGACCAAGCGGATCCGCCTCGGCACGCTGATGACGGCGGGGACGTTCCGACTCCCCGGTGTGCTCGCCATCCAGGTGGCACAGGTCGACCAGATGTCCGGAGGCCGCGTCGAACTGGGCCTGGGAGCTGGCTGGTTCGAGGACGAGCACAAGGCGTACGGCATCCCGTTCCCGCAGGAGAAGTTCGGCCGGCTGGAGGAACAGCTGGAGATCATCACCGGGCTGTGGTCGACCGAGGTCGGTAAGACGTTCAGCTACGACGGCACGTACTACCAGCTCACCGACTCGCCTGCGCTGCCCAAGCCCGCACAGGCCAAGGTGCCGGTGCTGATCGGCGGGCACGGCGCGAAGCGCACACCGCGGCTGGCGGCCAAGTACGCCGACGAGTTCAACATCCCGTTCGCCTCGCTGGAGGACAGTGAGCGGCAGTTCGGCCGGGTCAGGGAAGCGGCCGAGGCGGCGGGCCGGGGACCGGACGAGCTGGTGTACTCCAACGCCCTGGTCGTCTGCGTCGGCAAGGACGACGCCGAGGTGGCGCGTCGTGCCGCCGTCATCGGGCGGGACGTTGCGGAGCTCAAGGCGAACGGCCTGGCGGGCTCGCCCGCCGAAGTGGTCGACAAGATCGGTCGGTTCGAGGCCATCGGGGCTTCGCGGATCTACCTCCAGGTACTGGATCTCGATGACCTGGCGCACCTGGAGCTGATCTCGTCGCAGGTCCAGTCCCAGCTCAGCTGA
- the mmuM gene encoding homocysteine S-methyltransferase, translated as MAAGTVLLDGGLSNQLEAQGCDLSDALWSARLLADGPGQIEAAHTAYVGAGAQVLITASYQASFEGFGRRGTGRAEAAALFARSVELARRAAGSVQRDVWVAASVGPYGAVTADGAEYRGRYGLSVRELERFHRPRIEALAAAGPDVLALETVPDTDEAEALLRVAGECGLPVWLSFTVADGETRAGQPLEEAFRLAVGLDGVVAVGVNCCDPADADGAVRTAAEVTGKPVVVYPNSGERWDAGTRGWTGGATFDPGRVRAWQTAGARLVGGCCRVGPDTIAELAALLGVTAANHTEGEAEDPEAD; from the coding sequence CTGGCGGCGGGTACGGTCCTGCTCGACGGTGGCCTCTCCAACCAACTGGAGGCGCAGGGCTGTGATCTGTCCGACGCGTTGTGGTCCGCCCGGCTGCTCGCCGACGGGCCCGGCCAGATCGAGGCGGCGCACACGGCGTATGTGGGTGCGGGTGCGCAGGTGCTCATCACCGCCAGTTATCAGGCGAGTTTCGAAGGGTTCGGGCGGCGCGGTACCGGGCGGGCGGAGGCGGCCGCGCTGTTCGCCCGCAGTGTGGAGCTGGCCCGGCGGGCGGCCGGTTCGGTACAGCGGGATGTGTGGGTGGCCGCCTCGGTCGGCCCGTACGGGGCGGTGACGGCGGACGGTGCGGAGTACCGGGGCCGCTACGGGCTCTCGGTCCGGGAACTGGAACGCTTCCACCGGCCCCGGATCGAGGCGCTGGCCGCCGCCGGCCCCGATGTGCTGGCCCTGGAGACGGTGCCGGACACCGATGAGGCGGAGGCGCTGCTGCGGGTCGCGGGGGAGTGCGGGCTGCCGGTCTGGCTCTCCTTCACCGTGGCGGACGGGGAGACCCGGGCGGGACAGCCGCTGGAGGAGGCGTTCCGTCTTGCCGTCGGGCTCGACGGGGTGGTGGCGGTCGGGGTGAACTGCTGCGATCCGGCCGACGCGGACGGGGCGGTCCGGACCGCGGCGGAGGTGACCGGCAAGCCGGTCGTCGTCTATCCGAACAGCGGCGAGCGCTGGGATGCCGGGACACGGGGGTGGACCGGAGGCGCCACGTTCGATCCCGGCCGGGTCCGGGCCTGGCAGACCGCCGGTGCGAGGCTGGTCGGAGGCTGCTGCCGGGTCGGTCCGGACACCATCGCGGAACTGGCCGCACTGCTCGGAGTAACGGCGGCGAACCACACGGAAGGAGAGGCGGAAGATCCGGAGGCGGACTGA
- a CDS encoding 3' terminal RNA ribose 2'-O-methyltransferase Hen1 translates to MFLTISTTGTPERPATDLGFLLHKHPEKAQTFPTSHGTAHVFYPEASTERCTAALLLEVDPVALVRRGKGKGRGGAPDAALAQYVNDRPYAASSLLSVAMSTVFKSALGGTCRAMPERAEETLPLRIEVPVLPARGGAELVRKLFGPLGWSRVDAVAVPLDEQFPEWGDSRYVRLVLEGELRLADALRQLYVLLPVLDDAKHYWVSPDEVDKLLRAGEGWLADHPEQKLITSRYLARRWGLTRQAMERLELVRLAESDDLDVESIDNAVDESTDTEERPVPLAEQRRTAILAALSGAGASRVLDLGCGQGQLVQALLKEERFTEIVGVDVSMRALTIASRRLKLDRMGERQAARVTLQQGALTYTDKRLKGYDAAVLSEVIEHVDLPRLPALEYAVFGSARPRTVLVTTPNVEYNVRWETLPAGHVRHGDHRFEWTRAEFRNWAGKVAGRHGYAVEFVPVGPDDPEVGPPTQMAVFTMTTTDETEKEAKAA, encoded by the coding sequence GTGTTCCTGACGATCAGCACAACCGGCACCCCGGAGCGTCCCGCCACCGATCTCGGATTCCTGCTGCACAAGCATCCGGAGAAGGCGCAGACGTTTCCCACTTCCCACGGCACCGCGCACGTCTTCTATCCCGAGGCGTCCACGGAGCGCTGTACGGCAGCGTTGCTGCTGGAGGTGGATCCCGTGGCGCTGGTGCGACGGGGAAAGGGCAAGGGCCGGGGCGGTGCCCCCGACGCGGCACTCGCCCAGTACGTCAACGACCGCCCGTACGCTGCCTCTTCGCTGCTGTCCGTCGCGATGAGCACTGTCTTCAAGTCCGCGCTGGGCGGAACCTGCCGGGCGATGCCCGAACGGGCGGAGGAGACGCTGCCGTTGCGGATCGAGGTGCCCGTCCTGCCGGCCCGTGGTGGTGCCGAACTGGTACGCAAGCTCTTCGGTCCGCTCGGCTGGTCGCGGGTGGACGCGGTGGCCGTACCGCTGGACGAGCAGTTCCCCGAGTGGGGGGACTCGCGGTACGTACGGCTCGTGCTGGAAGGCGAGTTGCGGCTGGCGGACGCGCTGCGGCAGCTGTATGTCCTGCTGCCGGTGCTCGACGACGCCAAGCACTACTGGGTGTCGCCGGACGAGGTGGACAAGCTGCTGCGCGCCGGTGAGGGCTGGCTGGCCGATCACCCCGAGCAGAAGCTGATCACCAGCCGGTACCTGGCCCGCCGCTGGGGGCTGACCAGGCAGGCGATGGAGCGGCTGGAACTGGTGCGGCTCGCCGAGTCGGACGACCTCGACGTCGAGAGCATCGACAACGCGGTCGACGAGTCGACCGACACCGAGGAGCGGCCGGTGCCGCTGGCAGAGCAGAGGCGGACCGCGATCCTGGCCGCGCTGAGCGGCGCCGGGGCGAGCCGGGTGCTCGACCTGGGCTGCGGACAGGGCCAGTTGGTGCAGGCACTGCTGAAGGAGGAGCGTTTCACGGAGATCGTCGGCGTGGATGTCTCGATGCGCGCCCTCACCATCGCCTCGCGCCGGCTGAAGCTGGACCGCATGGGGGAGCGGCAGGCCGCCCGCGTGACGCTTCAGCAGGGCGCGCTCACGTACACCGACAAGCGGCTCAAAGGGTACGACGCGGCGGTGCTGAGCGAGGTCATCGAGCATGTCGACCTGCCGCGGCTGCCCGCGCTGGAGTACGCGGTGTTCGGGTCGGCCCGGCCCCGCACCGTGCTGGTGACCACGCCGAACGTCGAGTACAACGTCCGCTGGGAGACGCTCCCGGCCGGGCACGTCCGGCACGGAGACCACCGATTCGAATGGACCCGGGCCGAGTTCCGGAACTGGGCGGGCAAAGTGGCAGGCCGGCACGGGTACGCCGTGGAGTTCGTGCCCGTGGGCCCCGACGACCCCGAGGTCGGGCCGCCCACCCAGATGGCCGTGTTCACCATGACTACGACCGACGAGACCGAGAAGGAGGCGAAAGCCGCATGA